From the genome of Anaerolineae bacterium, one region includes:
- a CDS encoding ATP-dependent zinc metalloprotease FtsH — protein MNRRWMYLIIAAAIAAVLFTLLQPPATQDEISLKALADEISAGKVKSITINKDQLYIQRVDGTRALSRKEEDVSLLKTLSDLGVPQDKIAAVSIKVQPPGLLDNWWAILGTILPLIVVVVFFMLIMRQAQGGNNQAIQFARSRARLISGDRPAVTFDDVAGADEAKQELQEVVEFLKDPRKFAALGARIPKGVLLVGPPGTGKTLIAKAVAGEAGVPFFSISGSEFVEMFVGVGASRVRDLFDQAKRHSPCIVFIDEIDAVGRQRGAGLGGSHDEREQTLNQILVEMDGFDTDTNVIVLAATNRPDILDPALLRPGRFDRQVVMDRPDLRGRRAILEVHTRGKPLAPDVDLDVIARETPGFVGADLENLVNEAAILAARRNKKAIGMAELQEAIERVIAGPERKSRLLSKRDREIVAYHEAGHAVVMHHLPLADPVHKVSIISRGMALGYTLGLPEDDHIVIPRSKFHDEIAGLLGGRVAEELVFGDVTTGASNDLERATELARKMVKEYGMSDKLGPMTFGQKEELVFLGREIAEQRDYSEEIAQEIDQEIQNIVQNAYRRARQILTEKRDKLEALARALQEKETIEREEFLALMAA, from the coding sequence ATGAACCGCAGGTGGATGTATCTCATCATCGCCGCGGCCATCGCCGCGGTGCTTTTCACCCTGCTGCAGCCGCCGGCCACCCAGGACGAGATCTCGCTGAAGGCGCTGGCCGACGAGATTAGCGCCGGCAAGGTGAAGAGCATCACCATCAATAAAGACCAGTTGTATATCCAGCGGGTCGACGGCACGCGCGCCCTCTCTCGCAAGGAGGAGGATGTCAGTCTGCTCAAGACCCTTTCTGACCTGGGGGTTCCCCAGGATAAGATCGCCGCGGTCTCCATCAAGGTACAGCCCCCCGGCTTACTGGATAACTGGTGGGCCATCCTGGGCACGATCCTGCCGCTGATCGTGGTGGTCGTCTTCTTCATGCTCATCATGCGGCAGGCGCAGGGAGGCAATAACCAGGCCATCCAGTTCGCCCGCAGTCGGGCGCGCCTCATCTCGGGGGACCGGCCGGCCGTCACCTTCGACGACGTCGCCGGCGCCGACGAGGCCAAGCAGGAGCTACAAGAAGTGGTCGAGTTCCTCAAGGACCCCCGCAAGTTCGCCGCCCTGGGCGCCCGCATCCCCAAAGGCGTGCTCCTGGTCGGCCCGCCCGGCACCGGCAAGACCCTCATCGCCAAGGCCGTGGCCGGCGAGGCCGGCGTGCCCTTCTTCTCCATCTCCGGCTCCGAGTTCGTCGAGATGTTCGTCGGCGTGGGCGCCTCGCGCGTGCGCGACCTCTTCGACCAGGCCAAGCGGCACTCCCCCTGCATCGTCTTCATCGACGAGATCGACGCCGTGGGCCGCCAGCGCGGCGCCGGCCTGGGCGGCAGCCACGACGAGCGCGAGCAGACGCTGAACCAGATCCTGGTGGAGATGGACGGCTTCGACACCGACACCAACGTCATCGTCCTGGCGGCCACCAACCGGCCGGACATCCTGGACCCGGCACTCCTGCGGCCAGGGCGCTTCGACCGGCAGGTGGTGATGGATCGTCCCGACCTGCGCGGCCGGCGGGCCATCCTGGAGGTGCACACCCGCGGCAAGCCGCTGGCGCCGGATGTGGACCTGGACGTGATCGCGCGGGAGACGCCGGGGTTTGTAGGAGCGGACCTGGAGAACCTGGTGAACGAGGCGGCCATCCTGGCGGCGCGGCGCAACAAGAAGGCCATCGGGATGGCGGAACTGCAAGAGGCCATCGAGCGGGTCATCGCCGGCCCGGAGCGCAAGAGCCGCCTGCTGAGCAAGCGCGATCGCGAGATCGTCGCCTACCACGAGGCCGGCCATGCCGTGGTCATGCACCATCTGCCCTTGGCGGACCCGGTGCACAAGGTCAGCATCATCTCGCGCGGCATGGCGTTGGGCTACACCCTGGGCCTGCCGGAGGATGATCACATCGTCATCCCGCGCTCCAAATTCCACGACGAGATCGCCGGCCTGCTGGGCGGCCGCGTGGCCGAGGAGCTGGTCTTCGGCGATGTGACCACCGGCGCCAGCAATGACCTGGAGCGCGCCACCGAGCTGGCCCGCAAGATGGTCAAGGAATACGGCATGAGCGACAAGCTCGGTCCAATGACCTTCGGCCAGAAGGAGGAGCTGGTCTTCCTGGGGCGCGAGATCGCCGAACAGCGCGATTACAGCGAGGAGATCGCCCAGGAAATTGACCAGGAGATCCAGAACATTGTTCAGAACGCCTACCGCCGGGCACGGCAAATCCTGACGGAGAAACGGGATAAGCTGGAGGCGCTGGCGCGGGCACTGCAGGAGAAAGAGACCATCGAGCGCGAGGAGTTTCTGGCACTAATGGCGGCTTGA